One segment of Coffea arabica cultivar ET-39 chromosome 7c, Coffea Arabica ET-39 HiFi, whole genome shotgun sequence DNA contains the following:
- the LOC140010319 gene encoding DNA-directed RNA polymerase subunit alpha, with product MVREKITVSTRTLEWKCVELRTDSKRLYYGRFILSPLMKGQADTIGIAMRRALLGEIEGTCITRVKSEKVAHEYSTIAGIQESVHEILMNLKEIVFRSNLYGTCDASICVRGPGYVTAQDIVLPPYVEIVDNTQHIARLMEPINLCIRLEIERNRGYLIKTPQNFQDGSYPIDAVFMPIRNANYSIHSYGNGNEKQEILFLEIWTNGSLTPKEALHQASRNLIDLFIPFLHMEEQNSHLENNQHTVPLAPFFFHDKLDKLRKNKKEIALKSIFIDQSELPPRIYNCLKRSNIYTLLDLLNNSQEDLMKIEHFHIEDVKEILGILEKQLVIFLPKK from the coding sequence ATGGTTCGAGAGAAAATAACAGTATCTACTCGGACACTAGAGTGGAAGTGTGTTGAATTAAGAACAGACAGTAAACGTCTTTATTATGGGCGTTTTATTCTGTCTCCACTGATGAAAGGTCAAGCCGACACAATAGGCATTGCAATGCGACGAGCTTTGCTTGGAGAAATAGAAGGAACATGTATCACACGTGTAAAATCTGAGAAAGTCGCACATGAATATTCTACCATAGCGGGTATTCAAGAATCGGTACATGAAATCTTAATGAATTTGAAAGAAATTGTATTCAGAAGTAATCTATATGGAACTTGTGATGCATCTATTTGTGTCAGGGGTCCTGGATATGTAACTGCTCAAGATATCGTCTTACCGCCTTATGTAGAAATCGTTGATAATACACAACATATAGCTAGATTGATGGAACCAATCAATTTGTGTATTAGATTAGAAATCGAGAGAAATCGAGGATATCTTATAAAAACGCCACAGAACTTTCAAGATGGAAGTTATCCTATAGATGCTGTATTTATGCCTATTCGAAATGCGAATTATAGTATTCATTCTTATGGGAATGGGAATGAAAAACAAGAGATACTTTTTCTCGAAATATGGACAAACGGAAGTTTAACTCCGAAAGAAGCACTTCATCAAGCCTCCCgcaatttgattgatttatttattccATTTTTACATATGGAAGAACAAAACTCACATTTAGAGAACAATCAACACACGGTTCCTTTAgctccttttttctttcatgATAAATTGGATAAActcagaaaaaacaaaaaagaaatagcaTTAAAATCGATTTTTATTGACCAATCAGAATTGCCCCCAAGGATCTACAATTGCCTCAAAAGGTCcaatatatatacattattGGACCTTTTGAATAATAGTCAAGAAGATCTTATGAAAATTGAACATTTCCACATAGAAGATGTAAAAGAGATATTGGGCATTCTCGAAAAACAGTTGGTAATTTTTTTACCGAAAAAATAA